In Astatotilapia calliptera chromosome 23, fAstCal1.2, whole genome shotgun sequence, a genomic segment contains:
- the LOC113016261 gene encoding cytochrome P450 2J2-like: MVFQALFDCLNFSSWLLLAFVLLILFDLIRNRRPRNFPPGPRALPLLGNVFTGVDFKSMMKLAETYGPVFSVKRGSERMVYVAGYKMVKEALVNQLDSFIDRPVLPLFHIIYKGLGISLSNGYLWRKQRKFANTHLRYFGEGQKALEKYIEVECSFLCEALKEEQGRPFNPHYTITNSVSNVICCVVFGHRFEYTDPNYRKILELDNEAIVLSGSAQAQLLDAFPDLMKHLPGPHHTIQNNYKELLAFVKKEIEKHQEDWNPEDPRDFIDTYLSEMEKKQMDPQAGFNLETLSLSSLDLLEAGTETTATTLRWALIVMLTYPEIQEKVQAEIDRVIGQSRLPTLADRPNLPYTDAVVHEVQRFGNIAPLGFPRRATKDTTLGGYFIPKGTATTMILASVLFDKNEWETPDVFNPEHFLDSQGQFRKRDAFLPFAAGKRMCLGEPLAKMELFLFFASLLQRFTFTPIPGEMPSMDGVLGFTHTPQEFRMQAAPR; encoded by the exons ATGGTTTTTCAAGCTCTTTTTGACTGTCTGAATTTTAGTAGTTGGCTGTTGCTTGCTTTTGTATTGctgattttgtttgatttgataAGAAACCGCAGACCTCGTAACTTTCCACCAGGACCCCGGGCTTTGCCTCTTCTAGGAAATGTTTTCACCGGAGTTGACTTCAAATCAATGATGAAG CTGGCTGAGACGTACggtcctgtgttcagtgtgaaGAGAGGCAGTGAGAGGATGGTGTACGTTGCAGGATACAAGATGGTCAAAGAGGCTCTTGTTAATCAGCTGGATAGCTTTATTGATCGACCAGTTCTTCCTCTCTTCCATATTATCTATAAGGGTCTTG GCATATCTTTGAGCAATGGCTACCTGTGGAGGAAGCAGAGGAAGTTTGCCAACACTCACCTACGTTACTTTGGAGAGGGCCAGAAGGCACTGGAGAAGTACATTGAAGTGGAGTGCAGCTTCCTTTGTGAAGCTCTCAAAGAGGAGCAAG GAAGACCATTCAACCCACACTACACCATAACAAATTCAGTGAGCAATGTGATATGCTGTGTGGTCTTTGGGCATCGCTTTGAATACACTGATCCAAATTATCGCAAAATTCTGGAGCTGGACAATGAGGCTATTGTGCTTTCTGGTTCAGCACAAGCACAG CTCCTTGATGCCTTTCCTGACTTGATGAAGCACCTGCCAGGGCCTCATCATACTATCCAAAACAACTATAAGGAGCTTTTGGCATTTGTAAAGAAGGAAATAGAAAAGCACCAGGAGGACTGGAACCCCGAAGACCCTCGTGACTTTATTGATACATATCTGTCAGAGATGGAAAAG AAACAAATGGATCCCCAGGCTGGCTTCAACCTTGAAACACTGTCGTTATCCTCCCTTGACCTGCTTGAGGCTGGAACAGAAACAACTGCTACCACCCTGCGCTGGGCCCTTATAGTCATGCTGACCTACCCAGAGATACAGG AGAAAGTCCAGGCAGAGATAGACAGAGTGATCGGACAGTCTCGCCTGCCCACCTTGGCTGACAGACCCAACCTGCCGTACACTGATGCTGTTGTCCATGAGGTCCAAAGGTTTGGAAATATTGCTCCCCTGGGATTCCCGAGACGTGCCACTAAGGACACTACACTGGGAGGATACTTCATTCCTAAG GGCACAGCTACGACTATGATTCTTGCATCCGTGCTGTTTGACAAGAATGAGTGGGAGACTCCAGATGTCTTCAATCCTGAGCATTTCTTGGATTCACAGGGCCAGTTTCGAAAAAGAGATGCATTCTTGCCATTTGCAGCAG GTAAACGTATGTGTCTTGGTGAGCCCCTGGCCAAAATGGAgctgttccttttctttgcatCTCTGCTCCAACGCTTCACCTTCACTCCCATTCCTGGAGAAATGCCCAGCATGGATGGTGTGTTGGGCTTCACCCACACGCCTCAGGAGTTCAGGATGCAGGCAGCGCCTCGCTGA
- the LOC113016263 gene encoding cytochrome P450 2J2-like yields MIFQAFFDCMNFTSWFLLSFVLLILSDVIRNRRPRNFPPGPWAVPLLGNIFTGVDYKTMHELAQKYGPVFSLRRGSERMVFVAGYKMVKEALVSQLDNFVDRPIVPLFHVVLQGLGISMSNGYLWKKQRKFANTHLRYFGEGQKSLEKCIEVECNFLCEAFKEEQGRPFNPHYIMTNAVGNIISSVVFGHRFEYSDPSFRKILELDNDALLLAGSAQAQLYDAFPGLMKYLPGPHQTVHANYREIMTFLNREIEKHQEEWNPDDPRDFIDAYLSEMEKKKEDPHAGFNTETLLACTLDLIEAGTETSSTTLRWALVFMINYPEIQEKVQAEIDRVVGQSRLPTLTDRPKLPYTDAVIHETQRVGNIVPLGLPKMASKDSTLGGYFIPKGTAITTILSSVLFDKNEWETPDVFNPEHFLDSEGKFQKRDAFLPFLAGKRVCIGEPLAKMELFLFFASLLQRFTFRPVPGKMPSLEGVMGFNNSPEEFRMQAAPR; encoded by the exons ATGATTTTTCAAGCTTTCTTCGATTGTATGAATTTTACTAGTTGGTTTTTGCTCAGTTTTGTATTGTTAATTTTAAGTGATGTAATACGAAACCGGAGGCCTCGCAACTTTCCACCAGGACCCTGGGCTGTGCCTCTACTAGGAAATATCTTCACTGGAGTAGACTACAAAACAATGCATGAG CTGGCTCAGAAGTACGGCCCCGTGTTCAGTTTGAGGAGGGGCAGTGAGAGGATGGTGTTTGTTGCAGGATATAAAATGGTCAAAGAGGCTCTTGTCAGCCAGCTGGACAACTTTGTTGATCGACCAATCGTCCCTCTTTTCCATGTTGTATTACAGGGCTTAG GGATATCTATGAGCAACGGTTATCTGTGGAAGAAGCAGAGGAAGTTTGCCAACACTCACCTGCGTTACTTTGGAGAAGGCCAAAAGTCACTGGAGAAGTGCATTGAAGTGGAGTGCAACTTTCTTTGTGAAGCTTTCAAGGAGGAGCAAG GTAGACCATTCAACCCCCACTACATCATGACAAATGCAGTGGGTAACATCatctcctctgtggtcttcGGACATCGCTTTGAATACAGTGACCCGAGCTTTCGCAAAATTCTGGAGCTGGACAATGATGCCCTTCTGCTTGCTGGTTCAGCTCAGGCACAG CTGTATGATGCCTTTCCTGGCTTGATGAAGTACCTGCCAGGACCTCACCAGACTGTCCATGCCAACTACAGGGAGATCATGACTTTCTTGAACAGAGAAATTGAAAAGCACCAGGAAGAGTGGAACCCAGATGACCCTCGTGATTTCATTGATGCATATCTGTCAGAGATGGAGAAG AAAAAAGAGGATCCTCATGCTGGCTTTAATACTGAAACACTTCTGGCTTGTACCCTTGACCTGATTGAGGCTGGGACAGAGACATCTTCGACCACTCTACGCTGGGCTCTAGTATTTATGATCAACTACCCAGAAATACAGG AGAAAGTGCAGGCAGAGATAGACAGAGTAGTCGGACAGTCTCGCCTGCCCACCTTGACCGATAGGCCCAAACTGCCCTACACTGATGCTGTTATCCACGAGACCCAGAGGGTTGGAAATATTGTTCCACTGGGATTACCAAAAATGGCCAGTAAAGATTCTACACTGGGAGGATACTTCATTCCTAAG GGCACAGCTATTACTACAATACTTTCATCTGTGCTGTTTGATAAGAATGAGTGGGAGACTCCAGATGTCTTCAATCCTGAACATTTCTTGGACTCAGAGGGCAAATTTCAAAAAAGAGATGCTTTCTTGCCATTTTTAGCAG GTAAACGTGTGTGTATCGGTGAGCCCCTGGCCAAAATGGagctcttccttttctttgcatCTCTGCTCCAACGCTTCACCTTCAGACCTGTTCCTGGAAAAATGCCGAGCTTGGAGGGTGTGATGGGTTTCAACAATTCCCCTGAGGAGTTCAGGATGCAGGCAGCGCCTCGCTGA
- the LOC113016262 gene encoding cytochrome P450 2J2-like — protein sequence MIFQAFFDCMNFTSWFLLSFVLLILSDVIRNRRPRNFPPGPWAVPLLGNVFTGVDYKTMHELAQKYGPVFSLRRGSERMVFVAGYKMVKEALVSHLDNFVDRPIVPLFHVIFKGIGIVLSNGYLWKKQRKFANTHLRYFGEGQKSLEKCIEVECSFLCEAFKEEQGRPFNPHYIVTNAVGNIISSVVFGHRFEYSDPSFRKILELDNDAVVLAGSAQTQLYDAFPGLMKYLPGPHQTVHANYREIVAFLNREIEKHQEEWNPDDPRDFIDAYLSEMEKKKEDPRAGFNIETLLVCTLDLIEAGTETASTTLRWALVFMMNYPEIQEKVQAEIDRVVGQSRLPTLADRPNLPYTDAVIHETQRFGNIVPLGFPKMASKDSTLGGYFIPKGTAITTILSSVLFDKNEWETPDVFNPEHFLDSEGKFRRRDAFLPFSAGKRVCIGEPLAKMQLFLFFASLLQRFTFRPVPGEMPSLEGVMGFTYSPEEFRMLAVPR from the exons ATGATTTTTCAAGCTTTCTTCGATTGTATGAATTTTACTAGTTGGTTTTTGCTCAGTTTTGTATTGTTAATTTTAAGTGATGTAATACGAAACCGGAGGCCTCGCAACTTTCCACCAGGACCCTGGGCTGTGCCTCTGCTAGGAAATGTCTTCACTGGAGTAGACTACAAAACAATGCATGAG CTGGCTCAGAAGTACGGCCCCGTGTTCAGTTTGAGGAGGGGCAGTGAGAGGATGGTGTTTGTTGCAGGATATAAAATGGTCAAAGAGGCTCTTGTCAGCCACCTGGACAACTTTGTTGATCGACCAATCGTCCCTCTTTTCCATGTTATATTCAAGGGCATTG GTATAGTGCTGAGCAACGGTTATCTGTGGAAGAAGCAGAGGAAGTTTGCCAACACTCACCTGCGTTACTTTGGAGAAGGCCAAAAGTCACTGGAGAAGTGCATTGAAGTGGAGTGCAGTTTCCTTTGTGAAGCTTTCAAGGAGGAGCAAG GTAGACCATTCAACCCCCACTACATCGTAACAAATGCAGTGGGTAACATCatctcctctgtggtcttcGGACATCGCTTTGAATACAGTGACCCGAGCTTTCGCAAAATTCTGGAGCTGGACAATGATGCCGTTGTGCTTGCTGGTTCAGCTCAGACGCAG CTGTATGATGCCTTTCCTGGCTTGATGAAGTACCTGCCAGGACCTCACCAGACTGTCCATGCCAACTACAGGGAGATTGTGGCTTTCTTAAACAGAGAAATTGAAAAGCACCAGGAAGAGTGGAACCCAGATGACCCTCGTGATTTCATTGATGCATATCTGTCAGAGATGGAGAAg AAAAAAGAGGATCCTCGTGCTGGCTTTAATATTGAAACGCTTCTGGTTTGTACCCTTGATCTGATTGAGGCTGGGACAGAGACAGCTTCCACCACTCTACGCTGGGCTCTAGTATTTATGATGAACTACCCAGAAATACAGG AAAAAGTCCAGGCAGAGATAGACAGAGTGGTCGGACAGTCTCGCCTGCCCACCTTGGCCGACAGACCCAACCTACCCTACACTGATGCTGTTATCCACGAGACCCAAAGGTTTGGAAATATTGTTCCATTGGGATTCCCAAAAATGGCCAGTAAAGATTCTACACTGGGAGGATACTTCATTCCTAAA GGCACAGCTATTACTACAATACTTTCATCTGTGCTGTTTGATAAGAATGAGTGGGAGACTCCAGATGTCTTCAATCCTGAACATTTCCTGGACTCAGAGGGCAAATTTCGAAGAAGAGatgccttcttgccattttcAGCAG GTAAACGTGTGTGTATCGGTGAGCCCCTGGCCAAAATGCagctcttccttttctttgcatCTCTGCTCCAACGCTTCACCTTCAGACCTGTTCCTGGAGAAATGCCGAGCTTGGAGGGTGTGATGGGCTTCACCTACTCTCCCGAGGAGTTCAGGATGCTGGCAGTGCCTCGCTGA